From Mytilus edulis chromosome 8, xbMytEdul2.2, whole genome shotgun sequence, one genomic window encodes:
- the LOC139484505 gene encoding E3 ubiquitin-protein ligase TRIM71-like, with product MAQVASKTCKICVSNPGHNYCEQCDQLFCDGCKISHLRTKMSKNHTFLSGSNINPEVKLYCEEHDENFIYYCMECGTPVCKICAIRNHKKHDLSEIKEYLEGINLEVNIDVETKIRKFQSNIIDIDQSTHTHHADVQQVIQAIREEGRHLKEMVDKKVEGLIKTVKEKDTRNVLTLQSVSNELKTALDKAKEQQKFYQDIQGIKDTTKLLQKLKQIKSQIDQIEEIQIPIMPSVKYAKKTVAESEIGKLFGELIFG from the coding sequence ATGGCCCAGGTAGCGTCCAAAACGTGTAAAATATGTGTGTCTAATCCTGGACATAACTACTGCGAACAGTGTGACCAGCTGTTTTGTGATGGATGTAAAATATCTCATTTACGGACAAAGATGAGCAAGAATCACACATTTTTAAGTGGCTCAAATATCAACCCGGAAGTTAAACTATATTGTGAAGAACATGATGAAAACTTTATATATTATTGCATGGAATGTGGTACACCAGTCTGTAAGATATGTGCTATTagaaatcacaaaaagcatgatCTATCGGAGATTAAGGAATACTTGGAAGGTATCAACTTGGAGGTAAACATTGATGTCGAAACGAAGATAAGAAAGTTCCAGTCTAATATAATAGACATCGATCAAAGTACCCATACACATCATGCTGATGTACAGCAAGTAATCCAGGCTATAAGAGAAGAAGGCAGACACTTGAAAGAAATGGTTGATAAGAAAGTTGAAGGTCTTAttaaaacagtgaaggaaaaagaCACAAGGAATGTTCTAACCTTACAGTCTGTTAGCAATGAGTTAAAAACAGCTTTGGATAAGGCAAAGGAGCAGCAGAAGTTCTATCAAGACATCCAGGGTATAAAAGATACTACGAAATTGTTACagaaactaaaacaaataaaGTCACAAATCGATCAAATAGAAGAAATACAGATTCCTATTATGCCATCAgtcaaatatgccaaaaagaCAGTAGCAGAGAGTGAAATAGGGAAACTGTTTGGGGAACTAATATTTGGGTAA